ACCCTTGATTCGAAGAATCAGAATAAGTAATCACAGAAACCACAGCATTTTTCACCTTATCTACGGCCTCACTAGTTGAGGTTGTATTTTTATAAGCTGTTTTAACAGTGGTTGAGTGTACTTGCTTACTTTCAGTATTTGAAGTAGAAGAATGAGAGGTTTGTAAGGTTAAAAAGGTTCCAAGAATCCCACCTAGAAAACCTACAACGAAAATGAGGGTTATGTTTCCAAGTTTTTTCAGTAAATTAGATGAAGATTTCATATTTTCCTCCTAAGGATATCAAATTGTCTAAAGTATAGAAAAACTTTCTTAATTATATCTTAAATAACTAAAGTTATCCACATTTTGTGGATAACTTGTAGAATTAAGTTGAGAAATGGCTTTAAAAAGGACTTTATAGAATAGATTTTCTTTCTATAGCTGTGGATTATTTGTGGAATTGAAGAATTATGCTACAATAGGGGAATGAAAATTAAATTGATAACCGTTGGAAAATTAAAAGAAAAATACTTAAAAGATGGGATCGCGGAGTATATTAAAAGGCTTGGTCGATTTGCAAAAGTAGAACAGGTTGAGTTAGTTGATGAAAAAACTCCAGATCGTGCCAGTCAACTTGAAAATCAACAAATCCTTGAAAAAGAGGGGGAACGAATTCTCTCTAAAATTTCAGATAAGGAATATGTGATTGTATTAGCCATTGAAGGAAAACAATTTCCTTCAGAGAAATTTAGTCAAACGATTGACCAGATTATGACATCTGGTTATTCAAACCTTACTTTTGTTATTGGAGGTAGTCTTGGTCTGTCTCCTGAAGTGAAAAAAAGAGGAAATCTATTAATGAGCTTTGGTCAATTAACTCTTCCTCATCAGTTGATGAAATTAGTGTTGGTGGAACAAATCTATCGTGCTTTCATGATTCAACAGGGGAGTCCTTACCATAAATAACCTTGACGCTCCTTCCTTTTTCTGCTAAAATGAAGTAAGTTCGGTCTCATAGCTCAGCTGGATAGAGCATTCGCCTTCTAAGCGAACGGTCGCAGGTTCGAATCCTGCTGGGATCAAATGAAAGATGCAGCTTTTGCTGCATCTTTTCTTTTATGTAAAAATGTATAAATTTTCATTATCTATTAATTTTTGTATACTTCACTATAGACAAATAGTAATGAAATGATTTATTAGGAATATTTAAAAAAAGAACTAACAATCCCTATATAGTGCAAAGTGTAGATTATATAAATTGTGTAAAATAGTTTTCATTCATGTAACAAAAACATTAAAAACATTACAATTTTACCTATTCCCTTTAATTTTAGGCTATTTTATATTATAATTTTTTGTATATAAAAATTTTTTATAATAATACTAAAGTATAATAAAATAGAAAAAACAAAGTGGGAGAGTTTGTGTGATTCAGTCATTAATCTTGTCTTTTCTCTTGGGAGGGATCATTGTTCTGACGTTTGCATTAGTGGACGAAAAAATCTATCAGGAACATCAATTTGCATTTATCTTTCTGCTGAGCACCTTTGTTCTTCTTTTTGAAAGTCTCTTAGTATTTTTAGATGTGACTTTATTTTCAAATATTCGACTCTCTGATTTAAATATGCTCTTATGGCCGGTTTATTTATATCCTTATTATCATTATGCCAATCGGACGAATCGCTTGTGCGCCATTTTTTATTCTTTTTTTACTTATTTAGCGGTTGAAGGAACAGCAACTTTTCTGACGATAATTGTCTCTTCAGTATTGGGGGATGCTGTAGTAGCAGCTTACTCGATTGTCTACAATATGTGCATTCGTTTGGTCTCTTTAGGAATCATTTTGAAGTTAATTGACTTATTTGAATTTGATTTCACTCCTTTTTATGAGAAAGAATTTGAAAAATATTTAAAGAGACTCATCTGTGTTTATTTTGCTATATTTGTAGTGATTAATTTTGCTTTATGGATTAGTGAACAAGCGCAATTTAAAAATTTTGGGAGTATGTTGGCAACGATTTGTTTTTTCTCTTTTGTAGTCAGCTTATTCCATATGAAAATCGAGCGAGATCAGTATCGTAAAAATTTAGAACTGGAGTATAAAGAATTTTCTGAGCAACAAATGAGTCGGTATATGGCTGAAATTCAAAGTCTCTATTCTATTGTTAGGGGATTTCGTCATGATTTGGGAAATTTAGTTATTTCTATGTCATTAGCTATTGAGGAAGAAAATATTCCAGAAATACAGAGAATCCATAGAGAAGTATTGGAAAAAGGTTATAAAGAGATCAATACAGAAGCATTATCAGGATTCAACTTGGTCAATATCAAAGATTCTGCTTTACGAAGTATTTTGATTCGAGGCTGGTTGGATGCAAGAGATGCTGGGGTGGAAATGACCTTTGAAACGAGTGAACCAATCGAGCAACTACCAGTTGATTTATTAGATATCGTGAGAATCGTTGGGATTCTAGTGACAAACGCTTTGGAAGCTTCAAAAGAAGCAGAAGAAAAGAAAGTTCATATTGCTATTTTCTCTATTTCAAAAATTGTTTACTTAGTGATTCATAATACAACAAATGAAATCACTTTTGATATTAGAAAAATATATGAAGAAGGCTATTCGACAAAAGGAGAAAATAGAGGACTAGGATTAAATAATGTGAGAAAAATCTTAGCAAATTATGGAACGATGTTTTTAGAAACGGAATTGCAAGGAAATCGTTTTTTACAAGTTTTGAAGATTGGAGGATACGAACAAGAATGAAGATTTTTTTATTAGAAGATGAGCTCTCTCAACAGATACGGGTAGAAAAACATATTGCAGAAATTGCTAAGGAATTAGAAATTAAACTTGAAGTGATTTCTACCGGTAAAATTTCGGAATTTGAAAATTATATCCAACATTCGGATATCCACCAATTATATTTTCTAGATATTCATATCCAAGACAATGAGTATTGTGGGCTGGAAATTGCTCAAAAAATACGAGAAGCAAATCCTTATGCCATTATTGTTTTTATTACTACAAAATCAGAATTCGCTTCGATTACCTATCGTTATAAAGTATCTGCCTTAGATTTTATTGATAAAAATTTGAATGAAGATTTATTTAGATTAAAAATCAAGGAGTGTATTGAGTACCTAACAACTATTCAAATTGGAAATGATGATTTGACAGATTATTTTGAGTATGACTTTAAGGATAAAAAGATAAAAATTCCATTTAAGGATATTCTTTATATTGAAACTGTTGGTTCGGCTTATAAATTAAACTTAGTTGGGAAAAATTTTCAAAAAGAAATTGCGGGAAGTTTATCAGATGTCTTGGAGAAAGATGTGGAGGAGAGATATTTCAGTCCCCATCAATCTTTTATCGTGAATAGAAGTATGATCATTGGAATGGATAAGAAAAAGAAACAGCTGCTGTTGAAAGAAGGGTATTCTTGTCCAATCTCAAGAAGCAATATCAAACGTGCCAAAAAATTAATTGAAGAGCAAAATTTAGAATTTAGTGCTTGACAATTAGTTAAATTTTGATATAATGGGATATGTTCTGTTAATGAATATATGGTCCGTTGGTCAAGGGGTTAAGACACCGCCTTTTCACGGCGGTAACACGGGTTCGAATCCCGTACGGACTATATCTCATTCCGCCATAGCTCAGTTGGTAGTAGCGCATGACTGTTAATCATGATGTCGTAGGTTCGAGTCCTACTGGCGGAGCTAGTATAGCACCCATTTGGGTGTTTTTTTTGTTTTGAAAAAGGCTAGGATAATGACTATCCTAGCCTTTTATTTATAAGTGAACGATGGTTAGATTCCTTAACTTTTTCGTCTTTTTATTTGTCTCCATTCGTAGAGGAAGAAGAGAATGATTCCAATGAAAAAGGCAATGAGTCCTTCAATGAAGCCTTGGGGAACAAATGTTAAGGTGACTGTTCCGGATCCTTTTGAAACACGAACTCCCATCAATCCTTTCTGGATGCGATGAATTTGGATAGGCTTTCCATTTTGTTTAGCTGACCAGCCTTTATCATAAGGGAGTGTAAAAATAAGGGTAGTGTCTCTATTTGCGTTATAGGCTGCTACCAATTTGTTTTTCTTTTTGTGAATAGCAACTTCTTGCTGACGAATACTAGCGATAGCTTGTGTGTATTGGTCAAGATCCAGAGCAAAAAATTCTGGTGTATCAAAGGAGACTGTCGAATTTTCTGGAAAACTCATACGAATAGTAACTGTTTCTTCTGTGTCAAAATGGCCAATTGAAAAGAATGGAAAGGCATTATCAATGGTATAGCGTTGGGTCTGTCCATTGTAGCTGATTTCAATATCTTTCCGATCATCGTTTGAAAATTGTAAATTTGGAACATTGACATATAGTTGGCTATGGGTAGGAACCGTTACTTCATATTGAATACTTGCGTAGGAAAGATGACTATCTTCTTCAATTTTTGCAGTTTGCAACGAAGATGTAGTATTTTGTGAAGTAGGCGAGAGAATATTTAATTTCTTATAAAATTTATATTTTTCATCCGTGATTTGATGGATGAATCGTGTCTGATTATCCAGTGTCAAATTCGTAAAGGAAGTATTTTTATAAGGTTTTGCTGACAGAAAGGCGATTGGTAAGGCATATTCGTTTTCTGAAAGTGAGACTCCATTTTTGGTTGCAATCTCTTTAAATCCAAATTTTTGAACAGGTTGTTGGCTTAAATTATAGCGAACACCAAATAGACTATCCATTAAAATAGAATTGTTTTGGTATCGAAGATTGAGGTTAGTTCCTTCAGATTTAAATCCTAGTTTGTCCAATGTCGAGCTAGCATCCGTATTTCGTACAGATGAAAATTGAGAAATTCCATTATAACCATACTTCATGCTATCATTGCCCGTTTGTGGATGTAGAATCTCAGTCCGATAATTTGAGTCTGTCTTCTCTCTTACTAAGGATTGGATGGCTTTTAAGTCGCGTTCGTAGGATGATCGAGAAGCAAAGACCCATTCATTCGCAATTCCTTCCATTTGATAATAACTATTTACCGATAATTCAAAAATGGAGAAAAAAAGGATCGAAAGATAGAAAAGTCTAGGCGGTATCTTTTTTAGGATAAATCCTAAACAGACCAAATAGAAAGCAATTAAAAATTCAAAAGTAACAATAAAATTGACAGCATCTAAAAATTTATAGTGACTGCTGTAAAGGACAGTTGCTCCAAATCCTAGAATAAGGAGGAAATTAGCAAGACTAAAACGAATCCAAGTGATCTCCTCTATTCGATTTAGTACTTCTCCTGCCATCAGAATAATCGTCAAAGAAAAGATCCAAGAGTATCGATGAAGAAACATATTTGGCGCGTGCATACCTTGCCAAAGGAGATCTAATAATTGAAAACGAAAACTCAAAATAAGAATGGTCAAGAGTATAAAGTAAGAAAGTTTCACGTGAAACTTGATCGACTTTACAAAGAAAAAGGTAATCGCTAAAAGAAGTGGAAATAATCCCACGTAGATCATTGGAATTGATCCATATTTAGTAGTGTCAAAACTTCCAATGAAATTTTTTGCAAATACGTCAAGATACCAACTTTTTTCTGTAAAGATACTGTCAACATTTGAAAAACTTTCTCCATGAGTGCGTAAATCTAAGAAGGTTGGATATAACATCACAAGGCTTGTTATAACTGATAAAAGAGATACAATCACAAAATGAAAGAAGCGTTTTCCAATTCCTTTGATGTCCCATGACAGTTGTGTCAAGTACCATAAAATAAGAAAAATAGACATCATAAACCCAAAATAATAATTTTGGATAAACAAGCTGGTTAAGCTGATAAAGTAGAGAATCTCTCCCTCATTGTAAATGAGTTTTTTGAATCCATAAAGAATTAATGGTGCTAGGATAAAAACATCAAGCCAAGTTTTGATTTCAATTTGGCTGATAGCAAAGCTCATAAGAGCAAATGAGGTTGAAAGGGTAAGAACCAGGGATCTAGGAATTTTAGAAAACATTCCATGTAAACTAATATAAGTGCTTAACCCAATAGCTCCAAATTTAAGAAGAGTGATGAGGTAAACAGCATTCGGCATGGATTGTGCATTAAAGAAGAAGACAAGAGGAGAAAAGAAACTTCCTAGATAATAGCTACTGAGTGCATAGAAATTAATGCCTAGTCCACTTTGAAAACTGTAAAATAGGCTATCTGTCCCGTGTAAAATATTTCGAAGTGTGGTATCAAAAATGACATACTGATGATAACCATCTCCTAATAAGGGGGATGTATCACTGTTCCAGTAGATTCCTTGCGAGAGGTAAATAAAGAACATCATGATAGCTGGAATCAGGAAAGAAGATACTATAAAAAGGGATGTTTTTAGCTTTGTTTTATTCATATATTTCTACTGAAAGAGCCTGAAATCATTATTTCAGGGCTCTTTATTTTTATGATTGACTCCAAAGTTCTTTCACTTTTGCTTGAACTTCTTCATTTTCAAGAAACTCATCATAGGTTTCATCAATACGATCGATTACGCCGTTTTTTGAAAGAACGATAATATGGTTGGCGAGTGTTTGAATGAATTCGTGGTCATGGCTGGCAAAGATAATCGATTCTTTAAAATTCTTCAATCCATCATTCAAACTTGAAATAGACTCCAAATCCAAGTGATTGGTTGGATCATCCAGTACAAGAACATTTGACTTGAGGAGCATCAATTTAGACAACATGACACGAACTTTTTCTCCCCCTGACAAGACGTTGACAGACTTGTTAACTTCGTCACCCGAAAAGAGCATCCGTCCTAAGAAACCACGAAGGAAAGTATTGTCATCTTCTTCTTTACTTGCAAATTGACGAAGCCAATCAAGAATACTTTCACCACCTGCAAAATCACGACTGTTGTCTTTTGGTAGATATGATCGACTAGTTGTAACTCCCCACTTGACAGTTCCTTCATATTCAATATCATCCATCAATGCACGGATCAAAGCGGTTGTTTGAATATCGTTCTGTCCGATAAGGGCGGTTTTGTCACCAGGACGTAAGATAAAGCTGATATTGTCAAGGATGGTTTCTCCATCGATCTTGACAGAAAGATTTTCAACTGTCAAGAGATCGTTACCAATTTCTCGTTCTGCCTTAAAGTTGATAAATGGGTACTTCCGACTAGATGGAACAATTTCTTCAAGTTCAATCTTGTCAAGCATTTTTTTACGCGAAGTTGCTTGTTTTGATTTTGAAGCGTTGGCTGAGAAACGTGCGACAAACTCTTGCAATTGTTTAATTTTTTCTTCAGCTTTTGCATTTCTATCTGCTTGTAATTTTGCTGCAAGTTCAGAAGATTCTTTCCAGAAATCATAGTTTCCGACGTAAAGTTTAATTTTTCCAAAGTCGAGATCCGCCATATGGGTGCAGACTTTGTTCAAAAAGTGGCGGTCATGGGATACAACGATAACCGTATTTTCAAAATCAATCAGAAAATCTTCTAACCAGGTAATGGATTGAATATCCAATCCATTGGTCGGCTCGTCCAAAAGAAGGACATCTGGTTTACCAAAAAGGGCTTTAGCTAAGAGAACTTTCACTTTATCCCCATTGGCTAACTCGCTCATAGCTTGATAATGAAGGTCTTCTGAAATATTTAGATTTTGAAGCAATTGAGATGCTTCACTTTCTGCTTCCCATCCACCAAGTTCGGCAAATTCACCTTCAAGTTCAGCTGCACGGACACCATCTTCATCAGAGAAATCTTCTTTCATGTAGATAGCATCTTTTTCCTTCATAATGTTGTAGAGCTTTTCATTTCCCATAATGACAACATCGATGACCCGCTCGTCTTCGTAGTCAAAGTGATTTTGACGCAAAACAGACAAACGTTCATCAGGGCCAAGAGAAATATGACCAGTTGTTGGTTCAATATCTCCAGCTAAAATTTTTAAAAAGGTTGACTTTCCAGCACCGTTGGCACCGATGAGACCGTATGTATTTCCTTCTGTAAAGTTGATATTGACATCGTCAAACAATTTTCGATCACTAAAACGTAGTGAGACGTCTGATACTGTAAGCAATGATTTTCTCCTCTTTCTATAATGTCTTCATTTTACTAGAAAATAGGGGAAAATTCAACTTTTTTACTGTCAATTTGTTTTTACAATGGTGTAAACGAAATTGACAGTTTAGTAAAGTGTTAATTCCTTACAAACATAGAGGATAGACTAACATTTTCAACTAGAAAGTGCTATAATGATAGGGATAACGATTAAGGAGAAGAGTATGACAAAACCCATCATTCTGACAGGAGATAGACCGACAGGAAAACTCCATATTGGCCACTATGTTGGTTCTTTAAAAAATCGCGTCTTGTTGCAAAATAAAGATGAGTATAATATGTTTGTTTTTCTAGCAGACCAGCAAGCTTTGACAGACCATGCAAAAGATCCAAAAACGATTGTAGAATCTATTGGTAATGTTGCTTTGGATTATCTGGCAGCTGGACTAGATCCTGAAAAAGTTACGATTTTCATTCAAAGTCAGATTCCTGAATTAGCGGAATTGACCATGTATTACATGAATCTAGTATCTTTGGCGCGACTTGAAAGAAACCCAACTGTAAAAACCGAGATTTCTCAAAAAGGTTTTGGTGAGAGTATTCCAACAGGATTTTTGGTATACCCTATTTCACAAGCAGCCGATATCACAGCTTTTAAAGCAAATTTTGTTCCAGTAGGAAATGATCAAAAGCCAATGATTGAGCAAGCTCGTGAGATTGTTCGTTCCTTTAATCATGCTTACAACACAGATACTTTGGTGGAACCGGAAGGGATTTATCCTGAAAACGAAGCAGCAGGGCGCTTACCCGGTTTAGACGGAAATGCTAAAATGTCTAAATCGTTGAATAATGGCATTTACCTAGCTGATGATGCAGATACTTTAAAGAAAAAAGTGATGAGTATGTATACTGATCCTGATCATATTAAAGTAGAGGATCCAGGAAAAATCGAAGGCAATATGGTATTTCATTACCTGGATGTATTTGGCCGTCCAGAAGATGTAGCTGAAATTGCAGAAATGAAAGAACATTATCAACGTGGTGGACTTGGTGATGTAAAGACCAAACGATATCTTTTAGAAATTTTAGATCGTGAATTAAGACCAATTCGTGAAAGACGACTTGAGTTTGCAAAGGATATGGGTGAGGTCTACTCTATTCTTGAAAAAGGAAGTGAGCGCGCTCGAAATGTAGCAGCTCAAACACTGGATGAAGTAAAATCTGCGATGGGAATTACCTATTTTAAAAAATAAAACGACTTCATTAATAGCGAACATTTCTTTACTGTTCATTGATAATTTACCAATAAATGATTGACAAATTGCCATAGAATGGTATGATATTAACAATAAAAATTCGAGCCTTGCTCAAATAAAAAGAAAAGAGGATCCAGCTAATGTCTAATTGGGACACAAAGTTTTTAAAAAAAGGGTTTACATTCGATGACGTGCTTTTGATTCCAGCAGAAAGTCATGTATTGCCTAATGATGCAGATTTAAGTACACAATTAGCAAGTAATTTACGCTTGAATATCCCAATCATTACTGCTGCTATGGATACGGTGACTGAAAGTCAAATGGCAATTGCCATGGCACGTGCTGGTGGACTTGGTGTTATCCATAAAAACATGTCAATTGAGCAACAGGCAGATGAAGTACGCAAAGTAAAACGCTCTGAAAATGGGGTTATCATTGATCCGTTCTATTTGACTCCGTCTCATACAATTGCAGAAGCAGATGAGTTGATGGGACGATACCGAATCAGTGGTGTTCCTGTTGTTGAAACTCTTGAAAATCGTAAATTAGTTGGTATCCTTACAAACCGGGATTTGCGTTTTATCTCTGATTACAATCAACCCATTTCAAATCATATGACGAGTGAAAATTTGGTGACTGCACCGGTTGGAACTGATTTGGAAACAGCT
The Streptococcus parasanguinis genome window above contains:
- a CDS encoding YfhO family protein yields the protein MNKTKLKTSLFIVSSFLIPAIMMFFIYLSQGIYWNSDTSPLLGDGYHQYVIFDTTLRNILHGTDSLFYSFQSGLGINFYALSSYYLGSFFSPLVFFFNAQSMPNAVYLITLLKFGAIGLSTYISLHGMFSKIPRSLVLTLSTSFALMSFAISQIEIKTWLDVFILAPLILYGFKKLIYNEGEILYFISLTSLFIQNYYFGFMMSIFLILWYLTQLSWDIKGIGKRFFHFVIVSLLSVITSLVMLYPTFLDLRTHGESFSNVDSIFTEKSWYLDVFAKNFIGSFDTTKYGSIPMIYVGLFPLLLAITFFFVKSIKFHVKLSYFILLTILILSFRFQLLDLLWQGMHAPNMFLHRYSWIFSLTIILMAGEVLNRIEEITWIRFSLANFLLILGFGATVLYSSHYKFLDAVNFIVTFEFLIAFYLVCLGFILKKIPPRLFYLSILFFSIFELSVNSYYQMEGIANEWVFASRSSYERDLKAIQSLVREKTDSNYRTEILHPQTGNDSMKYGYNGISQFSSVRNTDASSTLDKLGFKSEGTNLNLRYQNNSILMDSLFGVRYNLSQQPVQKFGFKEIATKNGVSLSENEYALPIAFLSAKPYKNTSFTNLTLDNQTRFIHQITDEKYKFYKKLNILSPTSQNTTSSLQTAKIEEDSHLSYASIQYEVTVPTHSQLYVNVPNLQFSNDDRKDIEISYNGQTQRYTIDNAFPFFSIGHFDTEETVTIRMSFPENSTVSFDTPEFFALDLDQYTQAIASIRQQEVAIHKKKNKLVAAYNANRDTTLIFTLPYDKGWSAKQNGKPIQIHRIQKGLMGVRVSKGSGTVTLTFVPQGFIEGLIAFFIGIILFFLYEWRQIKRRKS
- a CDS encoding ATP-binding cassette domain-containing protein, giving the protein MLTVSDVSLRFSDRKLFDDVNINFTEGNTYGLIGANGAGKSTFLKILAGDIEPTTGHISLGPDERLSVLRQNHFDYEDERVIDVVIMGNEKLYNIMKEKDAIYMKEDFSDEDGVRAAELEGEFAELGGWEAESEASQLLQNLNISEDLHYQAMSELANGDKVKVLLAKALFGKPDVLLLDEPTNGLDIQSITWLEDFLIDFENTVIVVSHDRHFLNKVCTHMADLDFGKIKLYVGNYDFWKESSELAAKLQADRNAKAEEKIKQLQEFVARFSANASKSKQATSRKKMLDKIELEEIVPSSRKYPFINFKAEREIGNDLLTVENLSVKIDGETILDNISFILRPGDKTALIGQNDIQTTALIRALMDDIEYEGTVKWGVTTSRSYLPKDNSRDFAGGESILDWLRQFASKEEDDNTFLRGFLGRMLFSGDEVNKSVNVLSGGEKVRVMLSKLMLLKSNVLVLDDPTNHLDLESISSLNDGLKNFKESIIFASHDHEFIQTLANHIIVLSKNGVIDRIDETYDEFLENEEVQAKVKELWSQS
- the trpS gene encoding tryptophan--tRNA ligase, which produces MTKPIILTGDRPTGKLHIGHYVGSLKNRVLLQNKDEYNMFVFLADQQALTDHAKDPKTIVESIGNVALDYLAAGLDPEKVTIFIQSQIPELAELTMYYMNLVSLARLERNPTVKTEISQKGFGESIPTGFLVYPISQAADITAFKANFVPVGNDQKPMIEQAREIVRSFNHAYNTDTLVEPEGIYPENEAAGRLPGLDGNAKMSKSLNNGIYLADDADTLKKKVMSMYTDPDHIKVEDPGKIEGNMVFHYLDVFGRPEDVAEIAEMKEHYQRGGLGDVKTKRYLLEILDRELRPIRERRLEFAKDMGEVYSILEKGSERARNVAAQTLDEVKSAMGITYFKK
- a CDS encoding response regulator transcription factor, with the translated sequence MKIFLLEDELSQQIRVEKHIAEIAKELEIKLEVISTGKISEFENYIQHSDIHQLYFLDIHIQDNEYCGLEIAQKIREANPYAIIVFITTKSEFASITYRYKVSALDFIDKNLNEDLFRLKIKECIEYLTTIQIGNDDLTDYFEYDFKDKKIKIPFKDILYIETVGSAYKLNLVGKNFQKEIAGSLSDVLEKDVEERYFSPHQSFIVNRSMIIGMDKKKKQLLLKEGYSCPISRSNIKRAKKLIEEQNLEFSA
- the rlmH gene encoding 23S rRNA (pseudouridine(1915)-N(3))-methyltransferase RlmH — encoded protein: MKIKLITVGKLKEKYLKDGIAEYIKRLGRFAKVEQVELVDEKTPDRASQLENQQILEKEGERILSKISDKEYVIVLAIEGKQFPSEKFSQTIDQIMTSGYSNLTFVIGGSLGLSPEVKKRGNLLMSFGQLTLPHQLMKLVLVEQIYRAFMIQQGSPYHK
- a CDS encoding sensor histidine kinase is translated as MIQSLILSFLLGGIIVLTFALVDEKIYQEHQFAFIFLLSTFVLLFESLLVFLDVTLFSNIRLSDLNMLLWPVYLYPYYHYANRTNRLCAIFYSFFTYLAVEGTATFLTIIVSSVLGDAVVAAYSIVYNMCIRLVSLGIILKLIDLFEFDFTPFYEKEFEKYLKRLICVYFAIFVVINFALWISEQAQFKNFGSMLATICFFSFVVSLFHMKIERDQYRKNLELEYKEFSEQQMSRYMAEIQSLYSIVRGFRHDLGNLVISMSLAIEEENIPEIQRIHREVLEKGYKEINTEALSGFNLVNIKDSALRSILIRGWLDARDAGVEMTFETSEPIEQLPVDLLDIVRIVGILVTNALEASKEAEEKKVHIAIFSISKIVYLVIHNTTNEITFDIRKIYEEGYSTKGENRGLGLNNVRKILANYGTMFLETELQGNRFLQVLKIGGYEQE